Sequence from the Cloacibacillus sp. genome:
GCTTTTTTCTATAAATGCCCACGAAGGCGCTCCGACACCAATAAGATCAGCATTAAGTTTAAGCTGTATGGCCGAAGCTCCATTTAATGCGGGGGAAAGGGCATAGTCTATCAATCGCTCCCCATCCCCTCCTTTAGCGTAGTGGAACAATTCTTTTGAGAGACTCTTCATAAAAACGTTTTTTGCCGCAAGGCGGCTAACTTTTTCACATATTTCACGACAAATATCTTCGGTCGTGTCTCTAGTCTCCGCCATAAGGATGCGGGCTCCAAATTCGGAAGCCCGTCTATCCCATTTACTAATCTTCCCAAGTACAGCAAGGGCATCTGTGGGCGTAAAACCGGCGAATTGTATAAGCCCTCTCTGTTCCATCTCATCAAGCTGCACCATCGCCATATTGAAAAGACGTTCGTTTTCCAACAGTTTATTCACGGGCAGGGGACCATCTTGAAGCATTGAGAGTATGTTTTTTTCAAAAAACGTGACCGCCAAAGCCTCGCTTCCTTTAAAAACGATAAGAGGTTCCTGTTGTATTGAGCGGGTTGACAATTCTTCAAGATACTCGGAGATAACAGGATATTCCGAAGCGGCAGAACAAAGAGATCTTACGCGGCCAGGGCCTATAAGCAGTTCTTGTTTTTTTGAAAACCTTACCCTGCTGTCTCCTCCAAGGCCAAAGGTCAGTATATCAATTGATTTTACGAGAGTCCGGTGCCCTCCTACGGTGATGCCATCTGTCGAAAGCGCAGGCCTTCCATCTTTATTCAGATAGATGATATCTGTCGTAGTGCCGCCGATATCAACCACACAGGATCGGTTTTTGCGCTCTGCGGCACGCGATAGATAACAGGCTCCAAGAGCGCTGGCGGCAGGGCCGGAAAGCACCGTCTCTATTGGATGGACACGCGCCCAGTCCATACTAACGAGAGAGCCGTCTCCACGTACCACCATAATGGGAGCCACGACGCCATATTTGCCGCAAACTTTTGCGACGGAGTTGAGGAGGTCTATGATAATGGGTATCAAGCCAGCATTTAGCGCAACGGTAGTAGCTCTTTTCAGCGCATCCAAATCTGTCGCCAGTTCATGACCGCATGTAACGACAATATCAGGACGGAGGTCACAGACAAGTTCCCTGGCTCGTAATTCATGCGAGGGATTACGGACCGAAAAATAGGCGGAAATTGCCACCGTACTCACATTGTGCAGCTCATCTTTACATATCTTTACAAACGCCTCTTCATCAAAAGCGGCGTTTTCATTACCTTTAGCATCATGACCGCCTTTTACCTGATATACGAAGTCTGTGCCAAATTTTTTCTCAGTTTTATATTTCTCAACGATGTCGTCCGCATACCCTATTAAAATTAGGGCGCTAGAGCGGAGCTTGCCTTCTACTATCGCATTGGTTGCCAATGTAGTGGCGAGATTTACGGCTTGTACCTGTTCTGGGTGGATTTGCTGAAGAATCAGTCGTAATCCGTTTTCAATCGTCATTATTAAATCGTCATGCAGTGTGGGCGTCTTTACTTTAGCAACGACACCTGCCTCGGTATCTTCAAAAAAAACAAGGTCTGTAAAGGTTCCGCCTGCATCGATGCCTAATATGCCTTTTTTGCGCATTGCTTGAGAAACCAAAACACCACTTCCCTACATAAAATATTATTTTCATTATAGCACACCGAAGAAATAAATATTTCAAATGGCTTAAGGATATATTTAAAATATTATTATATCGGTTTGCTCGTTCCCTTTATAGTGGAGCCTATGATGGCAATAATAATCAACAGGCCGCCAATTATCTCATGCAAGGTTGGAAATGTGCCAACTATCGCGGCGCTGAGCAAAAAGACGACGACTATCTCAAATGCGGAGAGTATACTTACTAAAGTAGCCGGGATGCAATTAAATGAAGCATAGAATAGAGCGTATGCAAGCAAAGTGCTCATCACGGCTTGAAGCATGGTCACTGTTAAATAAAAAAAGGTTAAATTGCCGATATCATCCCAGCCTAAAAAAAACGACTTGCAGATGAACAACCCAAACCCACCGAATAAATTGCCATAAAATAAAATTTTGCACTGGTCAACATCTCCTTTTTTGGCCTTTTCCCTTGTTGTAATCACTAGCAGACTGATTCCGGAGACGGACAACAACCCCCAAAGGACGCCAGCAATCGATATTCCAGACCTATTTCCATAACTTTCGCAAGCTACTCCAATATAGACGCCCACAATTACTAATGTGCCAGCTATAAAATCAAGCAGGACCGGCTTTTCATGGGCCGCCCACAGGGAAATAACCATGGTAAACAATGGAAAGGTATAATGTAATATTATTGCTTCCGAAGTTGAAAGGTAAATCAATGACATCGCATACCCCCCTGTGTTGCACATAATTGAAAAGAAGGATACACTCCCATAAAATTTCATATCGTTCCTGAACACAGACACAAGGTCCTCTTTCTTGATGCAATAAAGCCATACTCCGAGAATGGACGCAACAAGTACATTCCTGATGATGAGGACCGAAATGACATGAATATCCGCCGCTACCATCAATTTAGCTATAGGGCTACCGCTTCCCCAGCATAGTGTGGCTAGAATCACAAAAACTACACCCTTAATATATGTCATAACGCTCCCCTGCAGCATCATTAATCAATATAATATTCATACAGCCTACCTGCAGTTTCAAAAGCAAGCTCAAACAAAAAAGCTGTAAAGATACGGATGAAAGCTCAACCGCCATCTTTACAGCCATCGTGAAAACGATTCGGTAGTTATTTTCTGTACGCGCCGTTATTCAGATAGTCAAGCAGCGCTTCTTTTGACATATTGTCTATGCCAAGATATTCGAGCGTGTAGCCCTCATTAAAGAAATTTTTCTTATGCATAGCGCCCGCAAGGATAATCATGGAATCAATAATAGGCGTAGGGACATCATAAGCCTTCCCAAGTTCATGGTAGATTTTGCAGCCAACTGGGACGTCCTCGGTTATATATCTGTGATGGATGCTGTTGGGGCCTGTGTTTGCCTCCGTCGTAGGTTCATCCAGCGGCAGCCACATGTTATCTTTGCCATTTTTGTCAAGCCCCATATACTCCTGCGCCAGAATACTGCGGCGGTTAAAGAACGACTCATACGAATACTTCGGGACGCCGACACCAATAGCTTCAGCAATGGCTATCTCTTCGTTGTAGAACTGATACTGAACTTCGCATATAGCAGGGCAGAGAGCATGCGCATACATAGAGTAGCCGCTTTTATCAAAGCTGCCGAATATTTTTCCCCAGTTCTCCATAGTTGAAACACCAAGGAGA
This genomic interval carries:
- a CDS encoding hydantoinase/oxoprolinase family protein; amino-acid sequence: MVSQAMRKKGILGIDAGGTFTDLVFFEDTEAGVVAKVKTPTLHDDLIMTIENGLRLILQQIHPEQVQAVNLATTLATNAIVEGKLRSSALILIGYADDIVEKYKTEKKFGTDFVYQVKGGHDAKGNENAAFDEEAFVKICKDELHNVSTVAISAYFSVRNPSHELRARELVCDLRPDIVVTCGHELATDLDALKRATTVALNAGLIPIIIDLLNSVAKVCGKYGVVAPIMVVRGDGSLVSMDWARVHPIETVLSGPAASALGACYLSRAAERKNRSCVVDIGGTTTDIIYLNKDGRPALSTDGITVGGHRTLVKSIDILTFGLGGDSRVRFSKKQELLIGPGRVRSLCSAASEYPVISEYLEELSTRSIQQEPLIVFKGSEALAVTFFEKNILSMLQDGPLPVNKLLENERLFNMAMVQLDEMEQRGLIQFAGFTPTDALAVLGKISKWDRRASEFGARILMAETRDTTEDICREICEKVSRLAAKNVFMKSLSKELFHYAKGGDGERLIDYALSPALNGASAIQLKLNADLIGVGAPSWAFIEKSAELLARRSILPTDAEVAGAVGAAVGTFYLRYAVLIAPLQAGGYRAHLPMEIRDFEVLEEAVLCVINDVCPWLTERAKNAGAKIPLISYQREDEDVRIAGGARKVHLCTHIYFTVTEQ
- a CDS encoding DMT family transporter, which produces MTYIKGVVFVILATLCWGSGSPIAKLMVAADIHVISVLIIRNVLVASILGVWLYCIKKEDLVSVFRNDMKFYGSVSFFSIMCNTGGYAMSLIYLSTSEAIILHYTFPLFTMVISLWAAHEKPVLLDFIAGTLVIVGVYIGVACESYGNRSGISIAGVLWGLLSVSGISLLVITTREKAKKGDVDQCKILFYGNLFGGFGLFICKSFFLGWDDIGNLTFFYLTVTMLQAVMSTLLAYALFYASFNCIPATLVSILSAFEIVVVFLLSAAIVGTFPTLHEIIGGLLIIIAIIGSTIKGTSKPI